A part of Rickettsia canadensis str. McKiel genomic DNA contains:
- the nusB gene encoding transcription antitermination factor NusB, translated as MGSNKINKKSIARIAAVQAMYQHILQDNQDMEYILQNVLSFYQNNNSITDLSENLKISLSISHFKMLVKSVFENFNKLDEMIDNHLTNDKDPAHMPILLRALFRVSICELLFCHTTPAKVVINEYTDIANDMLNEHEIGFVNSVLDKIAKENKKIL; from the coding sequence ATGGGTTCAAATAAAATTAATAAAAAGTCGATTGCACGTATTGCAGCAGTGCAGGCTATGTATCAACATATATTACAAGATAATCAAGATATGGAATATATATTGCAGAACGTACTTTCTTTTTATCAAAATAATAATTCTATAACAGATTTGTCGGAGAATTTAAAAATATCATTAAGTATAAGTCATTTTAAAATGCTGGTAAAGTCAGTATTTGAAAATTTTAATAAACTAGATGAAATGATCGACAATCATTTAACAAATGATAAAGATCCTGCACATATGCCGATCTTACTCCGAGCTTTATTTCGTGTTAGTATATGTGAGCTATTATTTTGCCATACTACGCCTGCTAAAGTAGTAATCAACGAATATACGGACATAGCAAATGATATGTTAAATGAACATGAGATCGGTTTTGTTAATTCTGTATTAGATAAAATAGCAAAAGAAAATAAAAAAATCTTATGA
- the rseP gene encoding RIP metalloprotease RseP, translated as MLSIVGFIITISFLVFIHEFGHYAVARYVNVKVEEFSIGFGKELIGISDKKGVRWKIGLVPLGGYVKIYGYDRTLIANAKEVNEKVAFYTKSCLERFLIVAAGPLINYLLAIIIFAGLYCYFGKTEIPPIIGDVVASSPAETADLREGDKIIKVNNKPVKDFGDVQKEILINGFSSSTLTIERNNEEFTVNIMPQEIIITHPEAKNVKKTLRIGIIAKNAPIHTKIGILIGFWEAINTTIDMSALTLKAISQMIVGKRSLDEIGGPVAIARESGKSIAQGPQMYLLFIAMLSVNLGLLNLLPIPVLDGGHLIFILYEAITGRLPNPKTKNILLQLGAAIIVFLIIISVSNDIQNLFFK; from the coding sequence ATGTTATCTATAGTCGGATTTATTATAACAATTAGTTTCTTGGTATTTATCCATGAGTTTGGACATTATGCGGTTGCTAGATATGTTAATGTAAAAGTTGAGGAGTTCTCGATAGGCTTCGGTAAAGAACTAATAGGTATTAGCGATAAAAAAGGAGTTAGGTGGAAGATTGGCCTTGTACCGCTCGGTGGCTACGTCAAGATTTACGGCTATGATCGTACTCTTATAGCTAACGCTAAAGAAGTGAATGAAAAAGTAGCTTTTTATACCAAATCTTGTTTAGAACGTTTTTTAATAGTTGCAGCAGGCCCACTTATTAATTATTTACTTGCCATAATAATATTTGCAGGTCTTTATTGTTACTTTGGCAAAACAGAGATTCCTCCTATAATAGGTGATGTAGTAGCTTCATCACCGGCAGAGACAGCAGACTTAAGAGAAGGAGATAAAATTATTAAGGTTAACAATAAACCTGTTAAAGATTTCGGGGACGTACAGAAAGAAATATTAATTAACGGTTTTAGTTCTTCTACTTTAACTATAGAAAGAAACAACGAAGAATTTACTGTTAATATAATGCCCCAAGAAATAATTATAACGCATCCTGAAGCAAAGAATGTTAAGAAAACTCTCCGAATCGGTATTATAGCTAAAAATGCACCTATTCATACTAAAATAGGAATTTTAATAGGATTTTGGGAAGCTATTAATACTACTATAGATATGTCCGCTTTAACTCTAAAAGCAATATCACAAATGATTGTAGGAAAACGTTCATTAGATGAGATAGGAGGACCGGTAGCTATTGCTAGAGAGTCAGGGAAATCTATAGCTCAAGGACCCCAAATGTATCTATTATTTATTGCAATGCTTTCCGTTAATTTAGGGTTACTTAACTTACTACCCATACCGGTTCTTGACGGTGGACATTTGATATTTATACTCTATGAAGCAATTACCGGTAGATTACCAAATCCTAAAACTAAAAATATTTTGTTACAATTAGGAGCGGCAATAATAGTTTTTCTTATTATAATCTCTGTTTCCAACGATATACAAAATTTATTTTTTAAATAA
- a CDS encoding RlmE family RNA methyltransferase, whose amino-acid sequence MTNNLSGYRNKFVRVKTSRKRTVSSNNWLRRQLNDPYVAKARTQGFRSRAAYKLLEIHEKFKLFTPNMKIVDLGAAPGGWSQIASKLIKASDNSLNNKIISIDLLEIRPIVGVEFFQKDFFEEDTEKLIIQALDGKANIVMSDMASNTIGHKATDHIRTLLLCEQALEFALKVLKPSGHFIAKIFRGGAENKLLNKVKHEFRTVKHFKPLSSRSESTEIYLVALNKK is encoded by the coding sequence ATGACAAATAATTTAAGCGGTTATAGAAATAAATTTGTTAGAGTTAAAACTTCTAGAAAACGTACCGTCTCCTCTAATAACTGGCTTAGACGCCAATTAAATGATCCGTATGTTGCAAAGGCACGTACCCAAGGCTTTAGATCAAGAGCTGCGTATAAACTGCTTGAAATTCATGAAAAATTTAAACTTTTTACTCCTAATATGAAAATTGTTGATTTAGGAGCAGCTCCTGGTGGATGGAGCCAAATAGCTTCCAAGCTTATTAAAGCTTCGGATAATAGCCTCAATAATAAAATAATCTCTATCGATTTATTGGAAATCAGACCTATTGTTGGAGTTGAGTTTTTTCAAAAAGACTTTTTTGAAGAAGATACGGAAAAATTAATTATTCAGGCTTTAGATGGTAAAGCTAATATAGTAATGAGTGATATGGCATCAAATACCATAGGTCATAAAGCTACCGATCATATCAGAACCTTACTTTTATGTGAGCAAGCTCTTGAATTTGCTTTAAAAGTTCTAAAACCTTCAGGTCATTTTATTGCTAAAATCTTTCGCGGCGGTGCAGAAAACAAGTTATTAAATAAAGTGAAGCATGAATTTAGGACCGTGAAACATTTTAAACCTTTATCCAGCCGTAGTGAATCTACTGAAATCTACTTAGTTGCTCTAAATAAGAAATAA